One stretch of Paenibacillus sp. AN1007 DNA includes these proteins:
- the spoVM gene encoding stage V sporulation protein SpoVM, whose product MKFYTFKLPKFLGGFVKAILNTFQKN is encoded by the coding sequence ATGAAATTTTACACATTCAAACTGCCGAAGTTTTTGGGAGGGTTTGTAAAGGCGATCCTGAATACGTTTCAAAAGAACTGA
- the rpmB gene encoding 50S ribosomal protein L28 — MSRKCYVTGKKPGTGNHVSHANNRNRRSWGVNVQKVRILVNGKPKRVYVSTRALKAGKVTRV; from the coding sequence ATGTCTCGCAAATGTTATGTGACAGGTAAGAAACCGGGCACCGGTAACCACGTATCCCACGCTAACAACCGTAACCGTCGTTCTTGGGGCGTAAACGTTCAGAAGGTTCGTATTCTCGTTAACGGCAAACCAAAACGTGTATACGTAAGCACCCGTGCACTGAAAGCCGGTAAAGTGACTCGCGTATAA
- a CDS encoding DAK2 domain-containing protein, translating into MSIRSLNGTDFTAMVIAGAEQLGQHAEHVNSLNVFPVPDGDTGTNMNLTMTAGVAEIKRKSSASIGEAAGILSKGLLMGARGNSGVILSQLFRGFSRSAAPFEELNTIQFAAALQNGVDAAYKAVVKPVEGTILTVAKEAAKHASYYARRTNDITELMNEVLLKAKEALAMTPEMLPVLKQVGVVDSGGQGLVYIYEGFMEVLLKTEGGSRPSLQKETVSSPAVPLKTPASEPAAAKTAQVIAPEMPLSAQARLETEDIEFLYDMEFFINRELGENAGTAFDDEMFRKALSVNGDSIIIIADDEVIKVHVHSKTPGDVLNLALKYGEITQIHILNMREQHRDLLTAGMDIAASPELFAEIPQEKTSTLEEAVLPADEMAPYGFIAVSSGDGIAEIFRSLGVDVVMSGGQTMNPSTEDFVKAVHSITAEQIFILPNNSNIVLAAEQARELLEDERRITVIPSKTIPQGMAAAFAFQEDESLETNRDQMLEAISRVQSGQVTHAVRDTQYDELDIKAGHYIGIHNSKIVAADESMLHACEGLLGQMMKSGDEVVTILEGEEADAEITAALAAWVEEQYPDAEVEVHQGGQPVYYYLFSVES; encoded by the coding sequence TTGAGTATACGTTCTTTAAATGGAACAGATTTCACCGCGATGGTTATTGCCGGAGCGGAACAACTAGGGCAGCACGCAGAACATGTCAATTCCCTGAATGTTTTCCCTGTGCCGGATGGCGATACGGGAACAAACATGAATTTGACGATGACTGCAGGTGTTGCAGAGATTAAAAGAAAGAGCTCGGCATCCATTGGAGAAGCTGCCGGAATATTATCCAAAGGTCTGCTTATGGGCGCGCGCGGAAACTCTGGGGTTATTTTATCCCAACTGTTCCGTGGGTTCAGTCGTTCAGCAGCTCCTTTTGAAGAATTGAATACGATTCAATTCGCAGCCGCCCTGCAAAATGGAGTTGACGCAGCTTACAAAGCGGTTGTGAAACCCGTGGAGGGAACCATTCTTACCGTAGCCAAAGAAGCGGCCAAACATGCCAGCTACTATGCAAGACGGACGAATGATATAACTGAATTAATGAACGAAGTTTTGTTAAAAGCAAAAGAAGCCCTGGCGATGACTCCAGAGATGCTGCCTGTACTGAAACAGGTTGGTGTTGTGGACTCGGGTGGTCAGGGACTTGTATATATTTATGAAGGTTTTATGGAAGTGCTGCTGAAAACGGAGGGTGGTTCACGACCTTCACTGCAGAAAGAAACGGTTTCGTCACCAGCGGTACCGTTGAAAACGCCTGCATCTGAACCGGCTGCAGCGAAGACGGCACAGGTCATTGCTCCTGAAATGCCTCTGTCAGCTCAAGCCAGATTGGAAACCGAAGATATTGAATTCCTGTACGATATGGAGTTCTTCATCAACCGTGAGCTTGGAGAGAATGCTGGAACCGCATTTGACGATGAGATGTTCCGAAAAGCGCTGTCGGTAAATGGTGACTCCATCATTATTATTGCTGATGATGAAGTGATCAAAGTGCACGTGCATTCCAAGACACCTGGTGATGTATTAAATCTGGCATTGAAGTACGGTGAGATCACACAGATTCATATTTTGAATATGCGTGAACAGCATCGTGATTTGTTAACCGCGGGCATGGATATCGCTGCATCACCCGAGCTCTTTGCTGAGATTCCGCAGGAGAAAACAAGCACGCTTGAAGAAGCAGTGCTCCCCGCAGACGAGATGGCACCTTATGGCTTTATCGCGGTTTCTTCCGGCGATGGTATTGCGGAAATTTTCAGAAGTCTGGGTGTAGATGTAGTGATGTCGGGTGGACAGACAATGAACCCGAGTACAGAGGACTTTGTGAAAGCCGTCCATTCGATCACGGCGGAGCAGATATTTATTTTGCCGAATAACTCCAACATTGTGCTGGCTGCTGAACAGGCTCGGGAATTGCTGGAGGATGAGCGTCGTATTACGGTGATCCCAAGCAAAACGATTCCACAAGGTATGGCCGCGGCGTTTGCTTTCCAAGAGGACGAGTCCCTAGAAACGAATCGTGATCAGATGTTAGAGGCGATCAGCCGTGTGCAGTCTGGTCAGGTGACTCATGCCGTTCGGGACACCCAGTATGATGAACTGGATATCAAGGCGGGCCATTATATCGGTATCCATAACTCCAAGATTGTAGCAGCGGATGAAAGTATGCTTCATGCCTGCGAAGGTCTGCTCGGACAGATGATGAAGAGCGGGGATGAAGTGGTTACTATCCTAGAAGGAGAAGAGGCTGACGCTGAGATTACGGCAGCTCTTGCAGCATGGGTAGAAGAGCAATATCCTGATGCGGAAGTCGAGGTACATCAGGGAGGACAACCGGTTTATTATTATCTGTTCTCTGTAGAGTCCTAA
- a CDS encoding DegV family protein encodes MSHKVAIVTDSTADIPEELIKMYGIHVVPLRLLFGEETYADGIELTSEQFYDKLRQSSVLPTTSQPSPTDFMNVYQTLLDENPDRPIVSIHLSSGMSGTYQSAVLGKSLLERDSDLTVIDSKSASYGYGLMVVHAAELAEQGKSPAEIAAAVEAMQQSRKLFFLVDTLEYLQKGGRIGRASAILGTLLNIKPILSIDEEGVIYAVEKVRGHKKAMARIIELFQKDLAGKRVNLAVGHTADPASAAACAEQLKGHFTLNEVIYTNIGAVIGSHVGPGVIAIFMWPVPE; translated from the coding sequence GTGAGCCACAAGGTTGCGATTGTAACGGACAGTACAGCCGATATTCCTGAGGAATTGATTAAAATGTACGGTATACATGTCGTTCCCCTGCGTCTGTTATTCGGGGAAGAAACGTATGCTGACGGGATTGAACTGACTTCGGAGCAGTTCTATGACAAGTTAAGGCAGAGTTCTGTGCTGCCTACGACTTCACAGCCTTCACCTACCGATTTCATGAACGTGTACCAGACACTGCTGGATGAGAATCCGGACAGGCCTATTGTATCCATACACCTGTCTTCCGGCATGAGTGGTACATATCAGTCGGCTGTGCTTGGCAAGTCACTTTTGGAACGTGATTCAGATCTTACCGTGATTGATTCAAAGTCGGCTTCATACGGGTATGGGTTAATGGTGGTACACGCTGCCGAGCTTGCCGAACAAGGCAAGTCCCCAGCTGAGATTGCAGCTGCTGTTGAGGCAATGCAGCAATCGCGCAAGCTGTTTTTTCTGGTGGATACCCTGGAGTATTTGCAGAAAGGTGGACGGATTGGCAGAGCCTCGGCTATTTTGGGAACGCTGCTTAACATCAAGCCGATCCTGTCTATTGATGAAGAAGGCGTAATCTACGCTGTAGAGAAAGTCAGAGGTCATAAAAAGGCAATGGCCCGTATTATTGAGCTGTTCCAGAAGGATCTGGCCGGAAAGCGAGTCAATCTGGCGGTAGGCCATACAGCAGATCCTGCGTCAGCGGCAGCTTGTGCAGAGCAGTTAAAGGGTCATTTCACACTGAACGAAGTGATCTACACCAATATCGGAGCCGTCATCGGAAGTCATGTGGGACCCGGTGTCATTGCAATCTTTATGTGGCCTGTTCCGGAATGA
- the recG gene encoding ATP-dependent DNA helicase RecG, which translates to MNLEEISVKQINGVSALKEGELHAFGISSVKDLLEYYPFRYEDYRLRSLSEVKDGDKITVQGQVMGVPVLQRYGKKSRLTCKIMTEEWMITATWFNRHFLKDQLTPNRQIVLTGKWEQKRMQLTVSDSEFPDKGDGRSGTLQPVYSVTGKITQQWMRKTINQGLIQYGEMIPEILPQALIKKYNLVPRKQAIAGIHRPQDNQEGQRARQRMVYEELFLFQLKMQAFRALNRNRMDGMVHTTDNTTIREFVRSLPFELTDAQKKVELEILHDMRSPYAMNRLLQGDVGSGKTVIAAIALYTSVRSGFQGALMVPTEILAEQHMRSLQKLFEPFGVTVGLLTGSVNGRKRKDLIASLQMGMIDIVVGTHALIQEDVFFRELGLVVTDEQHRFGVNQRSVLRRKGYNPDVLTMTATPIPRTLAITAFGDIEVSTISERPKGRIPISTYWVKHDMMERVLGFISREVDQGRQAYLICPLIEESEKLDVQNAIDLHVQMQQNFPKYKVGLLHGRMSAAEKEEMMREFYNNDIQLLVSTTVVEVGVDVPNATLMVIMDADRFGLSQLHQLRGRVGRGAHASYCVLIADPKTEVGQERMKVMTETEDGFEVSRRDLDLRGPGDFFGTKQSGLPEFRLADMVADFAVLEQARDDVSALIANAAFWTSVDYAPLREYLQQEQVFKGDLID; encoded by the coding sequence ATGAATTTGGAAGAAATATCAGTGAAGCAAATTAACGGCGTGAGTGCTCTCAAAGAGGGAGAGCTTCACGCCTTTGGCATCTCTAGTGTAAAAGATTTGTTAGAGTATTATCCGTTTCGTTATGAAGATTATCGTCTGCGTTCGCTCAGTGAGGTTAAGGACGGAGACAAGATTACGGTACAGGGACAGGTAATGGGTGTTCCGGTACTGCAGCGCTATGGCAAAAAGTCACGTCTGACCTGCAAAATCATGACCGAAGAGTGGATGATCACGGCAACGTGGTTTAACCGTCATTTTCTCAAAGACCAGCTTACACCCAATCGGCAAATTGTACTGACTGGCAAATGGGAACAAAAGCGCATGCAGCTTACGGTGTCGGATTCGGAATTCCCTGATAAAGGAGATGGACGTTCAGGTACATTACAACCTGTCTATTCCGTCACGGGTAAGATCACGCAGCAGTGGATGCGCAAAACGATTAACCAGGGATTGATTCAATACGGTGAGATGATCCCCGAAATCTTACCGCAAGCGCTGATTAAAAAATATAATCTGGTGCCGCGCAAGCAGGCTATCGCCGGTATTCATCGTCCTCAGGACAATCAGGAGGGTCAGCGGGCCAGACAGCGGATGGTCTATGAGGAGTTGTTTTTATTCCAGCTCAAAATGCAGGCATTCCGTGCGTTGAACCGGAATCGCATGGACGGCATGGTACATACCACCGACAATACGACGATTCGAGAATTCGTGCGCAGTCTGCCGTTTGAGTTGACCGATGCGCAGAAGAAGGTTGAGCTTGAAATTCTGCATGATATGCGTTCCCCGTATGCGATGAATCGACTGCTGCAGGGGGACGTAGGTTCAGGTAAAACGGTGATTGCAGCGATTGCACTGTATACATCCGTTCGCTCCGGTTTTCAGGGGGCACTGATGGTGCCGACCGAAATTCTGGCAGAGCAGCATATGCGCTCGCTTCAGAAGCTGTTTGAACCATTTGGCGTGACGGTAGGACTGTTGACCGGTAGTGTGAACGGGCGCAAACGCAAGGATTTGATCGCCTCATTGCAGATGGGCATGATCGATATTGTTGTGGGTACACACGCCCTGATCCAGGAGGATGTTTTTTTCCGGGAGCTGGGCCTTGTGGTTACGGACGAGCAGCATCGCTTCGGGGTAAATCAGCGCAGCGTTTTGAGACGCAAAGGGTATAATCCTGACGTGTTAACGATGACCGCTACGCCGATTCCTCGAACACTTGCGATTACGGCTTTTGGTGATATTGAGGTGTCGACGATATCGGAGCGGCCGAAGGGACGAATTCCGATCTCCACGTATTGGGTGAAGCATGACATGATGGAGCGGGTACTTGGTTTTATCTCCAGAGAGGTAGACCAAGGCCGCCAGGCTTATCTGATCTGTCCGCTCATCGAAGAATCAGAGAAGCTTGATGTGCAGAATGCCATAGACCTGCATGTGCAGATGCAGCAGAATTTCCCGAAATATAAAGTGGGGCTGCTCCATGGACGCATGTCGGCGGCGGAAAAAGAAGAAATGATGCGTGAATTCTACAACAATGACATTCAGCTGTTGGTATCCACGACGGTCGTGGAAGTTGGTGTGGATGTGCCTAATGCTACATTAATGGTTATAATGGACGCGGATCGTTTTGGCTTGTCCCAGCTGCATCAACTTCGCGGTCGGGTCGGTCGTGGTGCGCATGCATCCTATTGTGTGCTGATCGCTGATCCCAAAACGGAAGTTGGTCAGGAACGAATGAAGGTCATGACTGAAACCGAGGATGGATTCGAGGTGTCTCGCCGTGATCTGGATCTGCGGGGTCCGGGCGATTTCTTTGGCACCAAGCAGAGCGGACTGCCTGAGTTCCGTCTTGCCGATATGGTAGCGGATTTCGCCGTACTGGAACAAGCCAGGGATGATGTGTCCGCGCTGATTGCGAATGCTGCGTTCTGGACATCTGTTGATTATGCGCCGCTGCGTGAATATCTCCAGCAGGAGCAGGTGTTCAAGGGCGATCTGATTGATTAA
- a CDS encoding stage VI sporulation protein F has protein sequence MGYQQYGISPQLVERIKLKMKNPAVKERIKKLIDGVTKADLQDKAKVRRLIKSSAVIMNENFSPAQEEQFVAFVIAQKIDPNNTFHLIKLWGMFR, from the coding sequence TTGGGTTACCAACAATATGGAATCAGTCCGCAGCTGGTGGAGCGGATCAAACTAAAGATGAAAAATCCTGCAGTCAAAGAGCGCATTAAAAAGCTGATTGACGGTGTGACCAAGGCTGATTTACAGGATAAGGCGAAGGTGCGCAGGTTGATCAAGTCGTCAGCAGTCATTATGAATGAAAATTTCTCACCTGCACAGGAAGAGCAGTTTGTTGCTTTTGTCATCGCACAAAAGATTGATCCAAACAATACGTTCCATTTAATTAAGCTGTGGGGCATGTTTAGGTAA
- a CDS encoding sensor histidine kinase, with protein MFTMLLGLFERAALLIIFLFFLSRVPRFRQILQKGKLRWQEYAALTLLFCAFAIFGTYTGINVEGSLVNVRIIAILSGGILFGSPVGIITGFVSGVHRYLIDMDGITAIPCLITSILAGLVSGYIHKYTPKSKRWIIGIGAGMIIEALTMLLILLYSYPDPLGADIVSKIALPMILGEMNIGLIVLLVQSVEGEKELIAGRQAKLALEIANKTLPYFRSIDEDSLRKVCKIIQEDIQADAVAITDTRNVLAYVGFGEERYHIGNEIISEMTKRTISSGEIMISNDVTDEKTPDIHSLLIIPLKERGDVTGALKIYYRKAYKITYPLQTMAVGLSQIISTQMEVSRVEEIKAAANKAELRALQTTIHPHFLFNALNAIASSIRTKPDRARELIVNLSGYMRYNLELSDELIDIHKELEQVRNYVEIEKARFGSRLTVIYEIDEVAVHIPSLVIQPLVENAIIHGILKVKGPGIVRIRVQDHPDVVRISVSDTGAGISADIIENVYHDRMPGNQIGLYNVHRRVKLIYGKGLTITRLEQGTDILFDVPKGDVITR; from the coding sequence ATGTTTACGATGCTGCTGGGGCTGTTTGAGCGAGCGGCGCTGCTGATTATATTTTTATTTTTTCTGTCGCGGGTGCCGCGGTTTAGGCAGATTTTGCAAAAGGGTAAATTAAGATGGCAGGAGTATGCGGCCTTGACCCTGCTGTTTTGTGCGTTTGCCATTTTTGGTACATATACCGGTATTAACGTCGAAGGTTCACTGGTCAATGTACGGATTATTGCGATTTTGTCAGGCGGAATCCTGTTCGGATCACCTGTAGGTATTATTACCGGCTTCGTGTCCGGGGTGCACCGTTATTTGATTGATATGGACGGCATTACGGCCATTCCGTGCCTCATTACAAGTATTCTTGCGGGCCTCGTGTCGGGGTACATTCACAAATACACTCCTAAATCCAAGCGCTGGATTATTGGCATTGGTGCAGGCATGATCATCGAAGCGCTCACGATGCTGCTGATTCTGCTCTATTCTTATCCCGACCCGCTTGGAGCGGACATTGTCTCCAAGATTGCACTGCCGATGATTCTGGGTGAGATGAATATTGGTCTGATTGTGCTTTTGGTGCAGAGCGTGGAGGGGGAAAAGGAGCTGATTGCGGGTCGTCAGGCCAAGCTGGCTTTGGAGATTGCGAATAAAACACTGCCTTACTTCCGCTCGATTGATGAGGATTCCCTGCGTAAAGTATGTAAAATCATTCAAGAAGATATTCAGGCGGATGCGGTAGCGATTACCGATACCCGTAATGTACTGGCTTATGTTGGCTTCGGGGAGGAACGGTATCATATTGGCAATGAAATAATTAGTGAAATGACCAAGAGGACGATATCCAGCGGAGAAATTATGATTAGTAATGATGTGACGGATGAGAAAACCCCGGATATTCACTCACTGTTGATTATTCCGCTTAAGGAGCGGGGCGATGTGACGGGTGCACTCAAGATCTATTACCGCAAAGCTTACAAAATTACGTATCCGCTGCAGACAATGGCGGTAGGACTCTCTCAGATTATTTCCACTCAGATGGAGGTATCCCGGGTAGAGGAAATTAAGGCTGCGGCGAACAAAGCGGAGCTGCGCGCACTGCAAACAACCATTCATCCTCATTTTCTGTTTAATGCGCTAAACGCTATCGCTTCGTCTATTCGAACCAAGCCGGATCGCGCACGCGAATTGATCGTTAACCTTTCCGGTTATATGCGCTACAATCTCGAACTGTCGGACGAATTAATTGATATTCATAAAGAGCTGGAGCAGGTCCGCAACTATGTCGAGATTGAGAAAGCTCGCTTTGGCAGCAGACTCACCGTCATATATGAGATTGATGAAGTGGCAGTGCATATTCCCAGCCTGGTCATCCAGCCGCTTGTGGAAAATGCGATTATACATGGCATTCTGAAAGTGAAAGGTCCCGGGATCGTCCGGATTCGGGTGCAGGATCATCCTGATGTTGTGCGTATCAGCGTGAGTGACACGGGTGCAGGTATAAGCGCCGATATTATCGAGAATGTCTACCACGACCGCATGCCTGGAAACCAGATTGGACTGTACAACGTGCATCGGCGCGTGAAACTGATATACGGGAAAGGTTTAACGATTACAAGACTGGAGCAAGGAACGGATATTTTATTTGATGTACCCAAAGGAGATGTCATAACAAGGTGA
- a CDS encoding LytTR family DNA-binding domain-containing protein, giving the protein MRALIVEDEIPASEELSYLIQEHSQIEVVDCLEDGLDVLKFLQEQEVDVLFLDINIPSLDGMMLAHHIGKFARKPYIVFTTAYKEHAAEAFELEAFDYILKPYDEKRIAAMLHKLELTFKRDREQSENIYGEIREEDQIYRRAERHESGNGLGVEPGYAPNQAQARSGTLQAQDGLDQRAVSVHSPAQADNLMGTRINLLRNDNIIVTDTADIYYAEAQEKVTKVYTKNGEFTMPVSISDFHSRLPQDAFFRCHRSYLVNLSQIREIVPWFNNTYLLRLRDLEAEVPVSRGKVKEFRQLMRI; this is encoded by the coding sequence ATGAGAGCGTTAATTGTAGAAGATGAAATTCCGGCAAGTGAAGAACTGAGTTATCTGATCCAGGAGCACAGCCAGATTGAGGTTGTAGATTGTCTGGAAGATGGCCTGGATGTACTTAAATTTTTGCAGGAGCAGGAAGTGGATGTGCTTTTTCTCGATATTAACATTCCTTCGCTGGACGGTATGATGCTCGCGCATCATATCGGCAAGTTTGCGCGCAAGCCCTACATTGTATTTACAACCGCTTATAAGGAGCACGCGGCTGAGGCTTTTGAGCTGGAAGCATTTGATTATATTCTGAAGCCCTATGACGAGAAACGAATCGCGGCCATGCTGCACAAGCTGGAGCTGACCTTCAAGAGGGACCGTGAGCAAAGTGAGAACATTTATGGCGAAATACGGGAGGAGGACCAGATATACCGGCGTGCAGAGAGGCATGAATCAGGGAATGGGCTTGGAGTTGAACCCGGATATGCACCAAACCAAGCTCAGGCTCGTTCCGGCACACTGCAGGCACAGGATGGACTGGATCAGCGAGCGGTATCCGTCCATTCTCCAGCCCAGGCGGACAACCTGATGGGCACACGAATCAATCTGCTGCGTAATGACAACATTATTGTTACCGATACGGCAGACATCTACTATGCAGAGGCTCAGGAGAAGGTGACCAAGGTGTATACCAAAAATGGAGAATTCACGATGCCTGTCAGCATATCGGATTTCCACAGCCGTCTGCCGCAGGATGCTTTCTTCCGGTGCCATCGTTCCTATCTCGTTAATCTCTCCCAAATTCGTGAAATTGTACCCTGGTTTAACAATACGTATCTCCTTCGTCTGCGTGATCTGGAAGCCGAAGTGCCCGTCAGTCGCGGCAAAGTCAAAGAGTTCAGGCAGCTCATGCGCATATAA
- a CDS encoding OFA family MFS transporter, which produces MKAAVLSASSASNSTTTSSIKVNRWLIVLGTIIVQMGLGTIYTWSLFNQPLSDRFGWDVSSVAITFSITSFALAIATLFAGRLQERWGLRRLIRVAGVVLGLGLMLSSQVSSLTLLYLLAGFVVGFADGTAYITSLSNLIKWFPERKGLISGISVGAFGTGSLLFKYVNSALIGAVGPAQAFMYWGMIVLVLVTAGSFLIREAVVREQSPAKVKDGSGEKPAEVRHEYTVKEMLRTKEAYMLFVIFFTACMSGLYLIGIVKDIGVQLAGLNVTTAANAVAMVAIFNTAGRIILGALSDKVGRMKVIAGALLVTAVAVMTLSLVPLNFGIFFACVAAIAFCFGGNITVFPAIVADYFGLKNQSKNYGVIYQGFGLGALAGSFISALLGGFHLTFIVIAVLCAVSLLMALMITPPGAGRRAGSSQTKPMHLNPSSRAS; this is translated from the coding sequence ATGAAAGCAGCTGTTTTATCCGCTTCATCAGCATCTAATTCAACAACGACATCATCTATAAAAGTGAACCGCTGGCTTATTGTACTCGGTACGATTATTGTACAAATGGGGCTTGGCACAATCTACACCTGGAGTTTATTCAATCAACCGCTGTCTGATCGTTTCGGATGGGACGTCAGCTCGGTCGCAATAACTTTTTCGATTACGAGTTTTGCTTTGGCGATTGCCACTTTGTTTGCAGGACGATTGCAGGAACGCTGGGGTCTCCGACGTTTAATTCGTGTGGCTGGGGTTGTGCTCGGTCTGGGACTGATGTTGAGTTCCCAAGTCAGTTCGTTAACGCTGCTGTATCTGCTTGCCGGTTTTGTGGTCGGGTTTGCGGACGGCACAGCGTATATTACATCTCTGTCCAACTTGATCAAATGGTTCCCTGAACGTAAGGGACTGATCTCGGGGATTTCAGTGGGAGCCTTCGGTACAGGGAGCTTGTTGTTCAAATATGTGAACTCCGCCCTGATTGGTGCGGTTGGTCCAGCGCAGGCCTTTATGTACTGGGGGATGATCGTTCTTGTCCTGGTTACTGCAGGATCATTCCTGATCCGTGAAGCAGTGGTTCGTGAACAGTCTCCGGCAAAAGTCAAAGACGGTTCCGGTGAGAAACCAGCAGAAGTCCGTCATGAATATACAGTTAAAGAAATGCTTCGTACGAAAGAAGCGTATATGCTCTTCGTTATTTTCTTCACGGCTTGCATGAGCGGTCTGTATCTGATCGGTATTGTCAAAGACATTGGTGTGCAGCTTGCAGGTCTTAACGTGACCACGGCGGCTAATGCGGTTGCGATGGTGGCTATTTTCAACACGGCGGGCCGTATTATTCTGGGTGCTTTGTCGGATAAAGTAGGCCGAATGAAAGTCATCGCCGGAGCCCTGCTCGTTACAGCTGTAGCGGTCATGACACTCAGTCTGGTGCCGCTGAACTTTGGAATCTTCTTCGCTTGTGTGGCAGCGATTGCCTTCTGCTTTGGTGGTAACATCACCGTGTTCCCAGCCATTGTGGCCGATTATTTCGGTTTGAAAAATCAAAGCAAAAACTATGGTGTAATCTACCAGGGATTTGGATTGGGTGCTCTCGCCGGATCATTCATCAGCGCGCTGCTGGGCGGATTCCATCTCACCTTTATCGTGATTGCGGTCCTCTGTGCGGTATCGCTCCTGATGGCACTGATGATCACTCCTCCGGGTGCAGGTCGCCGGGCTGGCTCTTCTCAGACCAAACCAATGCATCTGAATCCGTCTTCACGGGCGAGCTGA
- a CDS encoding GNAT family N-acetyltransferase, with translation MNFVKYTEPDFEHYYALVSNAEVMKQITERAIPEEEAKTQFDAMLDFNLRSLCGHYRVTSQEGAGTAYAKLIPDEDNPGRAEIGYMILPEYWGKGQGTSIASRLIIQAQAAGIEVLYAVIDPSNAASRQILLRQNFESTWTGDYDGLPGEILELNLRVKR, from the coding sequence ATGAACTTTGTAAAATACACCGAACCAGACTTTGAGCACTATTATGCACTTGTTTCGAATGCGGAAGTCATGAAGCAGATTACAGAGCGCGCGATCCCTGAAGAAGAAGCCAAAACACAGTTTGATGCCATGCTGGATTTCAACCTTCGTTCCCTGTGCGGACATTATCGGGTCACTTCGCAAGAAGGTGCGGGTACAGCTTATGCCAAACTGATTCCAGATGAAGATAATCCGGGCCGGGCTGAGATTGGTTATATGATCCTGCCAGAATATTGGGGCAAAGGTCAGGGGACATCCATTGCTTCCCGACTGATTATCCAGGCTCAGGCCGCCGGCATTGAGGTCCTTTATGCTGTTATTGATCCATCTAATGCGGCCTCCCGGCAGATTTTGCTTAGACAGAACTTCGAATCCACGTGGACGGGAGACTATGATGGGCTGCCCGGTGAGATTCTGGAGCTGAATTTGCGTGTGAAGCGCTAA
- the glsA gene encoding glutaminase A: MSESTMDRLNALLPEWLETSRLHTGQGKVASYIPELVKASQDELGIHIMDAEGNYVSAGDCGVPFTMQSISKVFTLILALMDHGEEAVFFNVGKEPTGDDYDSMIKLELVEPGIPFNPLINAGAITVSSLVGGDCKEEKSRRILEFFRKLSHNEQLGYNEEVFRSESESGHLNRSLAYFLKHNGVIKDEVEDVLAVYFRHCSIEVTCADLARMALVLAYDGTDPITGNELIPRRYVQIAKTFMTTCGMYNASGEFAIEVGLPAKSGVSGGILTLVPGQFGIGVVGPALNRKGNSIAGVHLLERLSKEFDWSFF, translated from the coding sequence ATGAGTGAATCAACGATGGATCGATTGAATGCTCTGCTGCCGGAATGGCTGGAGACCAGCCGCCTGCATACAGGACAGGGCAAGGTCGCTTCTTATATTCCGGAGCTGGTCAAAGCATCGCAGGATGAACTAGGTATACATATTATGGATGCAGAAGGAAACTATGTGTCCGCCGGCGATTGCGGTGTTCCTTTTACGATGCAGAGTATCTCCAAAGTGTTCACACTGATTCTGGCCCTGATGGATCATGGGGAAGAAGCCGTCTTCTTTAATGTAGGAAAAGAACCCACAGGCGATGATTATGACTCCATGATCAAGCTTGAACTGGTTGAACCGGGTATCCCGTTTAACCCCCTCATTAATGCGGGAGCAATAACCGTATCCTCCCTCGTTGGCGGTGACTGTAAGGAAGAGAAGTCTCGCCGTATTCTCGAATTTTTCCGCAAGCTGTCTCACAATGAACAGCTGGGCTACAACGAAGAGGTTTTTCGCTCCGAATCCGAAAGCGGTCACCTGAACCGCTCACTCGCTTATTTTCTCAAACATAACGGTGTAATCAAGGATGAAGTGGAAGATGTACTTGCAGTTTATTTTCGCCACTGCTCTATTGAAGTGACCTGTGCGGACTTGGCCCGCATGGCACTTGTTCTCGCTTACGACGGGACCGACCCGATTACGGGGAACGAACTTATTCCCCGCCGCTATGTGCAGATTGCCAAAACCTTTATGACCACTTGCGGGATGTACAATGCTTCTGGTGAATTTGCCATCGAGGTGGGACTTCCTGCCAAAAGCGGTGTTTCCGGCGGCATTTTGACGTTAGTCCCGGGACAATTTGGTATTGGCGTGGTCGGACCGGCACTCAATCGCAAAGGCAACAGCATTGCAGGTGTGCATCTGCTGGAGCGTCTATCCAAAGAGTTTGACTGGAGTTTCTTCTGA